A window of the Cytophagaceae bacterium genome harbors these coding sequences:
- a CDS encoding family 43 glycosylhydrolase — protein MKFNIKNIAKLTLLIGCLSFEINAQIGKPFIHDPSTIMESDGKYYTFGTRGGGLVSEDGWTWNPGGERPGGGAAPDAVKIGDRYLIAYGATGGGLGGGHNGRILTMWNKTLDPKSPDFKYTEAIVVASSDGKEDCDAIDPGLLLDPTDGRLWLSYGTYFGFIRLVELDPKTGKRVEGNKAIDVAIDCEASALMYRDGWYYLLGTHGTCCDGANSTYNIVVGRSKKVTGPYIDNMGRDMLKGGGKMVLGSGGGRVNGAGHFGHWKIDEGVEKMSLHYEADLDQSGRSVLAIRPLLWKNGWPMGGELFKEGTFQIESERRGYGLELIVDFVRMPGGFRGPRDPNEPIKPVPSQELKDVIDTWPKGEIGVRAGDYIARPHQKWTITAVPDGGGNPGGQYYKIVIAGTDRALAATAAAELITVPTFTGAAEQLWRIDQLIDGTYRIMPKVVPNSNEKLALISSGDSTPTLGKFDFNSDNSKWNFRAH, from the coding sequence ATGAAATTTAATATAAAAAATATTGCCAAACTGACCCTACTAATAGGGTGTTTATCTTTTGAAATTAATGCCCAAATTGGCAAACCATTTATTCACGATCCTTCTACTATAATGGAGTCAGATGGAAAATATTACACATTTGGTACCCGGGGTGGCGGTTTGGTATCAGAAGATGGATGGACATGGAACCCGGGAGGAGAAAGACCCGGTGGAGGAGCTGCACCTGATGCAGTAAAAATAGGCGATCGCTATCTTATTGCATATGGAGCAACTGGCGGAGGTCTCGGTGGTGGACACAATGGTAGAATATTGACCATGTGGAATAAAACCCTTGATCCAAAATCCCCCGATTTCAAATATACTGAAGCCATAGTGGTGGCATCTTCTGACGGAAAAGAAGATTGCGATGCCATTGACCCGGGTTTATTATTGGACCCTACTGATGGTAGGCTTTGGTTAAGTTATGGTACATATTTTGGATTTATCAGACTTGTGGAATTAGACCCCAAAACGGGTAAAAGAGTCGAGGGAAACAAAGCAATAGATGTTGCTATTGACTGCGAAGCTTCTGCATTAATGTACCGTGATGGCTGGTATTATTTGCTTGGAACCCATGGTACTTGTTGTGATGGAGCCAATTCCACATATAATATTGTGGTGGGTCGATCAAAAAAGGTAACCGGTCCTTATATTGACAATATGGGAAGAGATATGCTCAAAGGCGGAGGAAAAATGGTACTTGGCTCAGGTGGTGGAAGAGTGAATGGTGCGGGACACTTCGGTCACTGGAAAATTGATGAAGGTGTTGAGAAAATGTCCCTTCATTATGAAGCTGACTTAGATCAAAGTGGACGAAGTGTATTGGCTATTCGCCCTTTACTTTGGAAAAATGGCTGGCCTATGGGCGGTGAACTTTTTAAAGAAGGTACCTTCCAAATAGAATCTGAACGTCGTGGATATGGTCTTGAACTGATAGTGGATTTTGTTCGTATGCCTGGTGGTTTCCGTGGCCCTCGTGACCCCAACGAACCGATTAAACCTGTACCTTCTCAAGAGCTAAAAGATGTAATTGACACCTGGCCAAAAGGTGAAATAGGAGTGAGGGCTGGTGATTATATAGCAAGACCACACCAAAAATGGACGATTACTGCAGTGCCTGATGGCGGTGGCAACCCTGGAGGTCAGTATTATAAAATTGTGATTGCTGGTACCGATCGTGCTCTGGCTGCCACTGCAGCTGCCGAATTAATTACAGTTCCGACATTTACCGGAGCAGCAGAACAATTATGGAGGATTGACCAACTTATAGATGGTACTTATAGAATTATGCCGAAAGTTGTACCTAATTCAAACGAAAAATTGGCCCTGATTTCTTCGGGAGACAGTACTCCAACACTTGGTAAATTTGATTTCAATAGTGACAATTCTAAATGGAATTTTAGAGCCCATTAA
- a CDS encoding esterase yields MKKNVLKIALSTLFTASMVWAQAQIAEDFKPSVMNQPGQEYPMVNSQGYARFKILAPAADSVKVSLGLGGRGGTRLKKNADGYWEGTTEGPMDEGFHYYNVNIDGGKFNDPGAKNYYGSIRWESGIEIPAKDQDFYALKNVPHGHVQQVLFPSPSTGTSRRAFVYTPPGYEKGKQKYPVLYLQHGWGEDETAWMNQGHANLIMDNLIAEGKIKPFIIVNTYGMTNEVKFGKIREFDIKPFQTVLVDELVPYVDSHFRTIATREKRAMAGLSMGGMETKTITLNKPEVFGSFGLLSGGTYASADFKDKIKPIFIHLSCGSKERPDGIRKAAEELKAAGFNAEGYISEGTAHEFLSWRRALHQMAQNLFK; encoded by the coding sequence ATGAAAAAAAACGTTTTAAAAATCGCATTAAGCACCTTATTTACAGCAAGTATGGTGTGGGCACAGGCTCAGATTGCTGAAGACTTCAAACCTTCTGTTATGAACCAGCCCGGTCAGGAATATCCCATGGTAAACTCGCAGGGATATGCCCGTTTTAAAATTCTGGCACCAGCTGCCGACAGTGTAAAAGTTAGCCTGGGTCTTGGAGGTCGGGGTGGTACCAGACTCAAAAAAAATGCTGACGGCTACTGGGAAGGCACTACCGAAGGACCAATGGATGAAGGTTTCCACTATTACAATGTAAATATTGATGGCGGAAAATTTAATGATCCGGGTGCCAAAAACTATTATGGTTCTATCAGGTGGGAAAGTGGAATAGAGATTCCCGCCAAAGACCAGGATTTTTATGCCCTGAAAAACGTTCCTCATGGCCATGTACAGCAAGTGCTGTTTCCTTCACCAAGTACAGGTACTTCCCGCAGAGCATTTGTTTATACGCCTCCGGGATATGAAAAAGGCAAACAAAAATACCCGGTGCTATATCTTCAACATGGCTGGGGAGAGGACGAAACCGCATGGATGAACCAGGGACATGCCAATCTCATCATGGATAACCTTATTGCCGAGGGCAAAATCAAACCTTTCATCATCGTTAACACTTATGGTATGACAAACGAAGTGAAGTTTGGCAAAATCCGTGAATTTGACATCAAACCATTCCAAACCGTCTTGGTTGATGAACTCGTTCCTTATGTTGACAGCCATTTCAGAACCATAGCCACAAGAGAAAAAAGAGCCATGGCCGGCCTTTCGATGGGAGGAATGGAAACTAAAACCATCACTTTGAACAAACCTGAGGTTTTCGGGTCATTTGGACTTTTGAGTGGCGGTACTTATGCATCTGCTGACTTCAAAGATAAAATAAAACCCATTTTTATCCATTTGAGTTGTGGAAGTAAAGAGCGTCCTGATGGAATCAGAAAAGCTGCTGAAGAACTAAAAGCGGCAGGATTTAATGCTGAAGGATATATTTCAGAAGGCACAGCTCATGAATTTTTGTCATGGAGAAGAGCTCTTCATCAAATGGCTCAAAACCTTTTTAAATAA
- a CDS encoding SRPBCC family protein has product MIDVNKNAPFYATESITIDAETQLVWEKLADIDSWPKWLTMVKKAKINGPLKADTTFNWVAGGMPIKSTLHTVIPYFQIGWTGKAFGLYAVHNWVFVDLKGKTKVTVTESMEGLLLKLFKKYLNKSLQSDMRKSLELLKNACE; this is encoded by the coding sequence ATGATTGACGTTAATAAAAATGCTCCGTTTTATGCTACGGAATCAATAACAATTGATGCCGAAACCCAATTGGTTTGGGAAAAACTAGCCGACATCGATAGCTGGCCAAAATGGTTGACTATGGTCAAAAAAGCCAAAATCAACGGTCCTTTAAAAGCCGACACTACTTTTAACTGGGTTGCAGGTGGTATGCCCATAAAATCGACTTTACATACCGTAATTCCATATTTCCAAATCGGGTGGACCGGAAAAGCATTTGGGCTATATGCTGTACACAATTGGGTTTTTGTAGATTTAAAAGGGAAAACTAAGGTCACGGTAACTGAAAGTATGGAAGGCCTGTTGCTAAAATTATTCAAAAAATATCTTAACAAATCCCTTCAAAGTGACATGAGAAAGTCATTGGAATTACTAAAAAATGCTTGTGAGTAA
- a CDS encoding glycoside hydrolase, with protein sequence MNYPFDKTFNKPQKSSWLLGLLFIMAFSLNAQKPEYRNVFKEHGYKQKDIDKKLQKAYSDLFEGPDKIYFEVGDSMAYVSDIKNNDARTEGLSYGMMVAVQLDKKEVFDRIWRWSKKYTQHQSGPREGYFAWSINPKTMKQNSPGSASDGELYYVTSLLFAANRWGNDSGIDYHKEARRILDAMWKKDGKNNVYNIFNTEHKQITFVPDRFGYSWTDPSYHVPAFMEVWAKYAKDGHEDFYKAVADTSRAFFKRACHPVTGLNSDYTEFNGQPHPTRWMPAGFRYDSWRVPMNIAMDYAWFGKDKKWQEDYAGRFQNFLKSKGLDTYDDQFNIDGTKPEFILKAGSEAKLRHSIGLVSTAATTTLIKKDKDFVKEIWNAQLKPYADGYFDPYYDGLMYLFSLMHLSGNYRIIEPVK encoded by the coding sequence ATGAATTATCCTTTCGATAAAACATTCAATAAACCTCAAAAGTCATCCTGGCTTTTGGGTTTATTGTTTATTATGGCATTTTCGTTAAATGCTCAAAAACCGGAATACAGAAATGTATTTAAGGAACATGGTTATAAACAAAAAGACATAGATAAAAAGCTGCAAAAGGCGTATTCTGATCTTTTTGAAGGGCCTGATAAAATATATTTTGAAGTGGGTGATTCTATGGCCTATGTTTCAGATATAAAAAACAACGATGCACGTACAGAAGGCCTTTCCTACGGAATGATGGTGGCAGTACAGTTAGACAAGAAAGAAGTTTTTGATCGTATCTGGCGTTGGTCAAAAAAATATACGCAACACCAAAGCGGGCCTCGCGAAGGATATTTTGCCTGGAGTATCAATCCAAAAACGATGAAGCAAAACTCTCCGGGTTCAGCTTCTGATGGCGAGCTGTATTATGTGACAAGCTTACTTTTTGCTGCCAACCGATGGGGAAATGACTCAGGTATAGATTATCACAAGGAAGCCCGCCGTATTCTGGACGCCATGTGGAAAAAAGACGGCAAGAACAACGTCTATAATATTTTCAACACAGAGCACAAGCAAATCACCTTCGTGCCAGATAGGTTTGGATACTCTTGGACCGACCCTTCCTATCATGTACCGGCATTTATGGAAGTATGGGCCAAATATGCAAAAGACGGCCATGAAGATTTCTATAAAGCAGTGGCCGATACCTCCAGAGCATTTTTCAAGCGTGCCTGTCACCCTGTCACCGGTTTAAATTCCGACTATACTGAGTTTAATGGCCAGCCTCATCCTACCCGATGGATGCCAGCAGGGTTCAGATATGACTCGTGGCGAGTACCCATGAACATCGCAATGGATTATGCATGGTTTGGAAAAGACAAAAAATGGCAGGAAGATTATGCCGGTCGATTCCAGAATTTCCTGAAATCAAAAGGCCTTGATACCTACGACGACCAGTTTAATATTGACGGCACCAAACCCGAATTTATCCTGAAAGCTGGTTCTGAGGCAAAACTCAGACATTCTATAGGCCTGGTTTCTACTGCGGCTACCACGACCTTGATAAAGAAAGACAAAGATTTTGTGAAGGAAATCTGGAATGCTCAGCTAAAACCTTATGCGGACGGATACTTCGATCCTTATTACGACGGTTTGATGTATCTCTTTAGCTTGATGCACCTGAGCGGAAATTACCGGATCATAGAACCTGTCAAATAA
- a CDS encoding esterase, whose amino-acid sequence MKKLKIRILFLFISIFLSKEIIAQRPPAISSPDVHPDKSVTFRFFSKTAKEVKLSGEFLKEPVDLKKDTTGIWSITVPAIKPDIYPYNFVVDGVGVQDPNNTYVFANERFKRSIVDVPGDQPLVHSLQNVPHGKVSYQYYESKTLGVTRQLLVYTPPNFDASGKTKYPVLYLIHGGSDTEETWTKVGKSNLIADNLIAAGKAKKMIIVMPYGNVRPAPMPDFTKDVINDIIPFIEENYPVDKNSSGRAVAGFSVGGGQTLNIGFTNTDKFAYICSYAPFTATEEFRKNFDNWSPDASKINQQLKLFTISVGTDDFLYESVKKNIAMFEEKGIKIKPLIVDGGHTWMNCKLFLANSLEQIFK is encoded by the coding sequence ATGAAAAAATTAAAAATACGGATACTGTTTTTATTCATATCTATATTTCTTTCGAAGGAAATCATTGCCCAAAGGCCACCGGCCATCAGTTCACCTGACGTTCATCCTGACAAAAGTGTAACTTTTAGGTTTTTCTCCAAAACAGCCAAAGAAGTCAAACTTTCAGGTGAATTTTTAAAGGAACCGGTTGATTTAAAAAAAGATACCACAGGTATTTGGAGCATAACTGTTCCGGCAATTAAGCCGGACATTTATCCCTATAATTTTGTGGTTGACGGTGTGGGGGTACAAGACCCAAATAATACTTATGTTTTTGCCAATGAGCGGTTTAAGCGTAGCATTGTAGATGTTCCCGGGGACCAACCTTTGGTTCATTCTCTTCAAAATGTGCCACATGGAAAAGTTTCATATCAATACTATGAATCAAAAACTTTGGGTGTAACAAGACAGCTTCTGGTATATACGCCGCCAAATTTTGACGCCAGCGGAAAAACCAAATATCCTGTTTTGTATTTGATTCATGGTGGGTCAGATACTGAAGAAACCTGGACAAAGGTGGGAAAATCCAATCTCATTGCTGATAACCTTATCGCTGCGGGGAAAGCAAAAAAGATGATTATCGTGATGCCCTACGGAAATGTGCGTCCGGCTCCGATGCCTGATTTTACAAAAGATGTAATCAATGATATCATTCCTTTCATTGAGGAAAATTACCCTGTGGATAAAAATAGCTCGGGCAGAGCCGTTGCCGGTTTTTCGGTAGGAGGAGGTCAGACGCTGAACATTGGTTTTACCAACACTGATAAATTTGCTTACATCTGTTCGTATGCTCCGTTTACTGCAACCGAAGAGTTTAGGAAAAACTTCGACAATTGGTCTCCTGATGCATCAAAGATCAATCAACAGCTTAAACTTTTCACTATAAGCGTGGGTACAGATGATTTCCTGTACGAAAGTGTGAAGAAGAACATCGCGATGTTTGAAGAAAAAGGAATCAAAATCAAGCCTTTGATAGTTGATGGTGGCCATACCTGGATGAACTGTAAACTGTTTCTGGCTAATTCATTAGAACAAATATTCAAGTAA
- a CDS encoding VCBS repeat-containing protein — translation MKSIIALFAFVFIFVGCKSKSDSMFEKLSSSETGIDFKNLMKPTDDLNAFTFTNFYNGGGVGIGDFNKDGLKDVFFSGNQVSSELFLNKGKMKFEKITERAGIKTDRWCNGVSIVDINNDGWDDIYIAVAVHKSMTKTQNLLFINQKTAIPTFKEQAKEYGLDYSGYTTQSVFFDYDLDGDLDVFLLNTSPDTQNPSYNRVAINDGTHPSASKLFQNNKTENGHPVFKDVSVKAGIVYEGLGLGVVVSDYNNDNMPDIYCSNDFLSSDVLYLNNGDGTFRNVVKESMPHTAMSGMGMDAADINQDGKVDIFQLDMMPEENERQKQMLGRQDYDRKEISINPPFNFQLQYMRNMLQVNLGNQNGIPQFSENGLLAGIAKTDWSWSALICDLDNDMLKDIFISNGYRKNVTDLDFISYYRNNDMFGSDRARTQNRKNLVEKVPEIPLKDYAYRNKGKMNFENVSEAWGLDELSFSNGTAYADLDNDGDLDLIVNNIDNEASVFKNKTDIKSKNHSLSIDFEGSQINPGGIGAKVTAFVGEEKLHFENFPVRGYLSSMYKELIIGLGQNHQVDSLLVTWPDGKSQTFKNLDSTLKKLTLKYVDAGLENGIKNSISPYFTSVENIINFEHRESDFLDFNENAALHKMLSRFGPVVAKGDINSDGLEDIVIGGAFRGTETLIFAQNKIGTFSKVQDIATSKEMEVGALRLFDADSDGDQDLIITGGSCESPLENPIAFQPQLWINDGKGKFTKNGNLPKMNVSCQVIEPLDYDRDGDLDLFLGGRITPYQYPKEADSYILKNENGKFTDVTARVAPFLKNFGMVCDAAIGDFDHDGWIDLATVGEWMPLTILKNNKGIFKAKTNENTEGWWNSLEAVDINNDGFSDLILGNEGLNSFYRASTDQPMVMIAKDFDNDKKMDPVMGHYLKGKLVPVHPRENLNLQINSFRKKFITFKDYSMARFDDLFTEEEKEGAIKKQAKMLLSSFALNNKKGEFEIKALPWQAQQSPVFSIISEDFNHDGKVDLLLSGRFYPNEAHQGRQDASRGVLLLGNGKGDFKAIDFENSGLNFQGDTRKSLFFKTSGTLLTFCNSGKAESYILKPNKIKSKTK, via the coding sequence ATGAAATCTATAATTGCTCTTTTCGCTTTTGTTTTCATTTTTGTTGGATGTAAATCAAAATCTGATTCTATGTTTGAGAAATTATCTTCCTCTGAAACTGGGATTGATTTCAAAAATTTGATGAAACCAACAGATGATTTGAACGCTTTTACATTCACTAATTTTTACAATGGAGGTGGAGTAGGAATAGGTGATTTCAATAAGGATGGCTTAAAAGATGTGTTCTTTTCCGGCAATCAGGTTAGCTCAGAATTATTTCTGAATAAAGGAAAAATGAAGTTTGAAAAAATTACAGAAAGAGCAGGAATCAAAACCGACAGATGGTGCAATGGTGTTTCAATTGTAGATATTAATAATGATGGTTGGGATGATATTTATATTGCAGTAGCAGTGCATAAATCTATGACCAAAACACAAAACCTGCTTTTTATTAATCAAAAAACAGCTATTCCAACTTTTAAAGAACAAGCCAAAGAATATGGATTGGACTATTCAGGCTATACCACTCAATCTGTCTTTTTTGATTATGATCTCGATGGTGACCTCGATGTATTTCTTCTTAATACTTCACCTGATACCCAAAACCCCAGTTATAACCGTGTTGCTATCAACGATGGAACACACCCCTCAGCAAGTAAGCTTTTTCAAAATAATAAAACTGAGAATGGTCACCCTGTATTTAAAGATGTATCGGTTAAAGCTGGAATAGTATATGAAGGGCTGGGACTTGGTGTAGTAGTAAGTGATTATAATAATGATAATATGCCCGATATTTATTGTTCCAATGACTTCCTCAGTTCAGATGTACTTTACCTCAATAATGGAGATGGAACTTTCCGGAATGTGGTTAAGGAGTCAATGCCACATACGGCAATGTCTGGAATGGGAATGGACGCTGCTGATATCAATCAGGATGGCAAGGTGGATATCTTTCAGCTAGATATGATGCCGGAAGAAAATGAACGCCAAAAACAAATGCTGGGCAGGCAGGATTATGACCGGAAAGAAATTAGCATTAATCCGCCATTTAATTTCCAATTGCAATACATGAGAAATATGCTTCAGGTTAATCTTGGAAATCAAAATGGTATTCCACAATTTAGCGAGAATGGTCTTTTGGCTGGGATTGCAAAAACCGACTGGAGCTGGAGTGCCTTGATTTGTGATCTTGATAACGATATGCTCAAAGACATTTTTATTTCAAATGGTTACCGTAAAAATGTAACGGATCTGGATTTCATCAGTTACTACCGAAACAACGATATGTTTGGTTCAGACAGGGCAAGAACCCAAAACCGAAAGAATTTGGTGGAGAAAGTTCCGGAGATTCCACTCAAAGATTATGCTTATAGAAATAAAGGAAAAATGAATTTCGAGAATGTTTCGGAAGCATGGGGATTAGATGAATTATCATTTTCCAATGGAACAGCTTACGCTGACCTCGACAATGACGGTGATCTGGATTTGATTGTGAATAATATTGACAATGAGGCTTCTGTTTTTAAAAATAAAACAGATATAAAATCAAAAAATCATAGCCTGTCAATTGATTTTGAAGGAAGCCAAATAAACCCTGGCGGAATAGGTGCAAAAGTTACTGCATTTGTTGGTGAAGAAAAACTTCATTTTGAAAATTTTCCGGTCAGAGGATATTTATCGAGTATGTATAAAGAACTTATTATAGGATTAGGTCAAAACCATCAGGTGGATTCATTGTTGGTCACCTGGCCTGATGGAAAAAGTCAGACATTTAAAAATCTGGACAGCACTTTAAAAAAGTTGACTCTAAAATATGTGGATGCTGGATTAGAAAATGGAATAAAAAATTCAATCTCACCTTATTTTACGTCTGTTGAAAATATCATTAATTTTGAACACCGAGAATCAGATTTTTTGGATTTTAATGAAAATGCAGCTTTGCATAAAATGCTCTCACGTTTTGGGCCGGTGGTTGCAAAAGGTGATATAAACAGTGACGGACTTGAGGATATTGTTATTGGAGGGGCATTTAGAGGCACTGAAACTTTGATTTTTGCACAAAATAAAATAGGCACTTTCAGTAAAGTACAGGACATTGCAACTTCAAAGGAAATGGAAGTAGGTGCATTAAGGCTTTTTGATGCCGATTCTGATGGAGATCAGGATTTGATAATTACTGGAGGGAGCTGTGAATCGCCTCTTGAAAACCCAATAGCATTTCAACCTCAACTTTGGATAAATGATGGCAAAGGAAAATTTACTAAAAATGGAAATTTGCCCAAGATGAATGTCAGTTGCCAGGTTATTGAGCCTTTGGATTATGACCGAGATGGTGATCTGGATTTGTTTTTAGGAGGCCGAATAACTCCTTACCAATACCCAAAAGAAGCCGACAGCTACATTCTAAAAAATGAAAATGGTAAATTTACTGATGTGACTGCTCGTGTGGCACCCTTTCTGAAAAATTTCGGAATGGTATGCGATGCCGCAATTGGAGATTTCGACCATGATGGTTGGATAGATCTGGCGACCGTTGGAGAGTGGATGCCGCTTACAATTCTAAAAAACAATAAAGGAATTTTTAAAGCAAAGACTAATGAAAACACTGAAGGCTGGTGGAATAGTTTGGAAGCTGTTGATATTAATAATGATGGCTTTTCTGACCTGATACTAGGCAATGAAGGCCTCAATTCATTTTACAGGGCCTCAACTGACCAACCGATGGTGATGATAGCCAAGGATTTTGATAATGACAAAAAGATGGACCCGGTTATGGGGCATTATTTAAAAGGCAAATTGGTACCTGTCCATCCAAGAGAGAACCTTAACTTGCAAATCAATAGCTTCAGAAAGAAATTTATCACTTTCAAAGATTACTCAATGGCAAGGTTTGATGACCTTTTTACCGAAGAGGAAAAGGAAGGGGCAATAAAAAAACAGGCCAAAATGCTTCTAAGCAGCTTCGCATTAAATAATAAGAAAGGAGAATTTGAAATTAAAGCTCTACCCTGGCAAGCACAGCAATCGCCTGTTTTTTCTATTATTTCTGAAGATTTCAATCATGATGGAAAAGTTGACCTGCTTTTAAGCGGGAGATTTTATCCCAATGAAGCACATCAGGGAAGACAAGATGCTTCCAGAGGAGTTTTGTTGCTGGGTAATGGAAAAGGAGATTTTAAGGCTATTGATTTTGAAAACTCCGGTCTCAACTTTCAAGGCGACACCCGTAAATCATTATTTTTTAAAACCTCGGGAACACTCCTGACTTTCTGTAATTCAGGTAAAGCTGAATCATATATTTTAAAACCGAATAAAATAAAAAGTAAAACCAAGTAG
- a CDS encoding esterase, which yields MKRKIYLILSIMLCQLAAFAQNMEMPKGFEELRSGILTGKLDSIKYASKTVGSTRKALVYTPPGFDKKKKYPVLYLLHGIGGDEKEWLNGAKPQQILDNLYADGKLQPMIVVMPNGRAMKDDRAVGNIFEKDKVEAFATFEKDLLNDLIPFIEKKYPVIADRESRAIAGLSMGGGQSLNFGLGNLDKFAWVGGFSSAPNTKAPKDLVPDPEKARKILKVLWISCGDADGLITFSKRTHDYLYENNVPHIYYLEAGVHDFKVWKNGLYMFSQLLFKPVDQSSFTKYSVLGTGAATNIRNGKFPQILPDNRVIFKVKAPEAQKVQIDLGKKYDMVKDSEGFWNVTTDSVSRGFHYYSLLIDGVAVADPASESFYGMGRMASGIEIPYNEGGFYAMKDVPHGDIRIKKYYSKVTNSWREMYVYTPPGYENASEKFPVMYLLHGGGEDQRGWAIQGKTDLILDNLIAENKAKPMVIVMMDGNFSGPGGIAGFGMQQLNIFENELKNAVIPFVEANFKVSADAKNRALAGLSMGGLQTLHAGVRNSDVFNYLGVFSSGWWANNTQLSDPQYQYMQANKDKINSNIKEFWISQGGVEDIAHANCQIMMKKFDEMGVKYRYSEYAGGHTWPVWRHDLYLFSQLLFK from the coding sequence ATGAAAAGAAAGATTTATTTAATCCTGAGCATTATGCTATGCCAGTTGGCGGCATTTGCACAAAATATGGAGATGCCAAAAGGATTTGAAGAACTAAGAAGTGGCATCCTAACAGGCAAACTCGACAGTATCAAATATGCATCCAAAACAGTAGGCTCTACCCGTAAAGCCTTGGTTTATACGCCTCCTGGTTTTGACAAAAAGAAAAAATACCCGGTTTTATACCTCCTTCACGGTATTGGTGGTGATGAAAAAGAATGGCTCAATGGTGCCAAACCTCAGCAAATTCTTGACAACCTCTACGCCGATGGTAAATTGCAACCGATGATTGTAGTGATGCCTAATGGCAGAGCTATGAAAGATGACCGGGCCGTAGGTAATATTTTTGAAAAAGATAAAGTGGAAGCTTTTGCCACTTTTGAAAAAGATCTGTTAAATGACCTTATTCCATTTATTGAAAAAAAATACCCTGTTATTGCCGACCGTGAAAGTCGGGCCATAGCTGGCCTTTCCATGGGCGGAGGTCAATCCCTCAATTTTGGATTGGGAAATCTTGATAAATTTGCCTGGGTTGGAGGTTTTTCTTCAGCTCCAAATACAAAAGCACCCAAAGATTTGGTTCCGGATCCTGAAAAAGCCAGAAAAATATTGAAGGTTCTTTGGATATCCTGCGGTGATGCCGATGGATTAATCACTTTCAGCAAACGCACACATGATTATTTGTACGAAAACAATGTGCCGCATATCTATTATCTCGAGGCTGGTGTTCATGATTTTAAAGTTTGGAAAAACGGACTCTACATGTTTTCACAATTATTGTTTAAGCCTGTAGATCAGTCATCTTTTACAAAATATTCGGTGCTGGGTACAGGTGCTGCCACCAATATCAGAAACGGAAAATTCCCTCAGATTTTGCCGGACAATCGTGTGATTTTCAAAGTCAAAGCACCTGAAGCTCAAAAGGTTCAGATTGATTTGGGCAAAAAATACGATATGGTAAAAGACAGTGAAGGCTTCTGGAACGTCACTACTGATTCGGTAAGCCGTGGTTTTCACTATTATTCTTTATTGATTGATGGCGTTGCCGTGGCTGACCCCGCCAGTGAATCTTTCTATGGTATGGGGCGTATGGCTTCCGGAATCGAAATTCCTTATAATGAAGGTGGTTTTTATGCGATGAAAGATGTGCCCCACGGTGACATTAGAATCAAAAAATATTACTCAAAAGTGACCAATAGCTGGCGTGAAATGTATGTTTATACGCCTCCGGGATATGAAAATGCCAGTGAGAAATTTCCGGTAATGTATCTGTTACATGGAGGTGGCGAAGACCAGAGAGGTTGGGCAATACAAGGTAAAACCGATTTGATTTTGGATAATTTGATTGCCGAAAACAAAGCCAAACCTATGGTTATCGTGATGATGGATGGAAATTTCTCTGGTCCCGGTGGCATTGCAGGATTTGGAATGCAGCAGTTAAATATATTTGAAAATGAACTAAAAAATGCAGTTATTCCTTTTGTGGAAGCCAATTTTAAAGTATCAGCCGATGCCAAAAACCGTGCTCTGGCCGGACTTTCAATGGGTGGTCTGCAAACTCTCCATGCCGGAGTGAGAAATTCAGATGTATTCAATTATTTGGGAGTATTTAGCTCTGGTTGGTGGGCGAACAATACACAACTATCTGATCCTCAGTATCAATATATGCAAGCCAATAAAGACAAAATCAATTCCAATATCAAGGAATTCTGGATTTCACAAGGTGGTGTGGAAGATATAGCTCATGCCAACTGCCAGATAATGATGAAAAAATTTGATGAAATGGGTGTAAAATACCGTTACAGCGAATATGCCGGTGGACACACCTGGCCGGTTTGGAGACATGATTTGTATTTATTTTCTCAGTTATTATTCAAATAA